A genomic window from Rattus norvegicus strain BN/NHsdMcwi chromosome 9, GRCr8, whole genome shotgun sequence includes:
- the Coa5 gene encoding uncharacterized protein LOC503252, with amino-acid sequence MPRYYEDKPEGGACAGVKEDLGACLLQSACVLQEGKSPRQCLKEGNCRALQYSFFECKRSMLDARSRFRGRKGY; translated from the exons ATGCCCCGGTATTATGAGGACAAGCCGGAGGGCGGCGCGTGTGCGGGCGTGAAGGAGGATCTGGGTGCATGTCTGCTGCAGTCGGCCTGTGTGCTCCAG GAAGGAAAGTCCCCACGGCAGTGCTTGAAGGAAGGCAACTGTAGAGCTTTGCAGTACTCGTTTTTTGAGTGTAAGAGATCAATG TTGGATGCCAGATCAAGattcagaggaagaaaaggataTTGA
- the Coa5 gene encoding uncharacterized protein LOC503252 isoform X1: protein MPRYYEDKPEGGACAGVKEDLGACLLQSACVLQEGKSPRQCLKEGNCRALQYSFFECKRSMASKTANKHDKIKYSKMKQKLSY from the exons ATGCCCCGGTATTATGAGGACAAGCCGGAGGGCGGCGCGTGTGCGGGCGTGAAGGAGGATCTGGGTGCATGTCTGCTGCAGTCGGCCTGTGTGCTCCAG GAAGGAAAGTCCCCACGGCAGTGCTTGAAGGAAGGCAACTGTAGAGCTTTGCAGTACTCGTTTTTTGAGTGTAAGAGATCAATG gcTTCTAAGACAGCaaacaaacatgacaaaataaaatatagtaagatgaagcaaaaacttTCATATTAA
- the Unc50 gene encoding protein unc-50 homolog isoform X2, whose product MLPSTSLNSSMYGNGALNSRDAARHTAGAKRYKYLRRLFRFRQMDFEFAAWQMLYLFTSPQRVYRNFHYRKQTKDQWARDDPAFLVLLSIWLCVSTIGFGFVLDMGFFETIKLLLWVVFIDCVGVGLLISTLMWFISNKYLVKRQSRDYDVEWGYAFDVHLNAFYPLLVILHFIQLFFINHVILTDTFIGYLVGNTLWLIAVGYYIYVTFLGYSGTSNITAVNVQPIKTL is encoded by the exons ATGCTACCAAGTACTTCTTTGAATTCTTCGATGTACGGGAATGGAGCTTTAAATTCCAGGGATGCAGCAAGACACACAGCTGGAGCAAAACGCTACAAGTACCTCAGAAGGCTTTTTCGCTTTCGGCAGATGGACTTTGAGTTTGCGGCATGGCAGATGCTCTACCTGTTCACCTCCCCTCAGAGGGTTTATAGAAACTTTCACTACCGGAAGCAAACGAAGGATCAGTGGGCCAGAGATGACCCTGCCTTCTTGGTCCTCCTAAGTATCTGGCTCTGTG TGTCCACCATAGGATTTGGCTTTGTGCTGGACATGGGATTTTTTGAGACAATAAAGCTGCTCCTGTGGGTTGTGTTCATAGATTGTGTAGGTGTTGGCCTTCTCATATCAACTTTAATGTG GTTCATCTCCAACAAGTACCTGGTGAAACGCCAGAGCAGAGATTACGATGTGGAGTGGGGCTACGCCTTCGACGTGCACCTGAATGCTTTCTATCCGCTCCTCGTCATCCTGCATTTCATCCAGCTCTTCTTCATCAACC ATGTTATTCTCACAGACACGTTTATTGGATATTTAGTTGGAAATACCTTATGGTTGATCGCGGTTGGCTATTATATCTATGTGACCTTCCTGGGATACAGTG GTACCTCAAATATTACTGCAGTTAATGTTCAACCCATAAAGACATTGtga
- the Unc50 gene encoding protein unc-50 homolog isoform X1 translates to MLPSTSLNSSMYGNGALNSRDAARHTAGAKRYKYLRRLFRFRQMDFEFAAWQMLYLFTSPQRVYRNFHYRKQTKDQWARDDPAFLVLLSIWLCVSTIGFGFVLDMGFFETIKLLLWVVFIDCVGVGLLISTLMWFISNKYLVKRQSRDYDVEWGYAFDVHLNAFYPLLVILHFIQLFFINHVILTDTFIGYLVGNTLWLIAVGYYIYVTFLGYSALPFLKNTVVLLYPFAPLIVLYGLSLALGWNFTHTLCSFYKYRVK, encoded by the exons ATGCTACCAAGTACTTCTTTGAATTCTTCGATGTACGGGAATGGAGCTTTAAATTCCAGGGATGCAGCAAGACACACAGCTGGAGCAAAACGCTACAAGTACCTCAGAAGGCTTTTTCGCTTTCGGCAGATGGACTTTGAGTTTGCGGCATGGCAGATGCTCTACCTGTTCACCTCCCCTCAGAGGGTTTATAGAAACTTTCACTACCGGAAGCAAACGAAGGATCAGTGGGCCAGAGATGACCCTGCCTTCTTGGTCCTCCTAAGTATCTGGCTCTGTG TGTCCACCATAGGATTTGGCTTTGTGCTGGACATGGGATTTTTTGAGACAATAAAGCTGCTCCTGTGGGTTGTGTTCATAGATTGTGTAGGTGTTGGCCTTCTCATATCAACTTTAATGTG GTTCATCTCCAACAAGTACCTGGTGAAACGCCAGAGCAGAGATTACGATGTGGAGTGGGGCTACGCCTTCGACGTGCACCTGAATGCTTTCTATCCGCTCCTCGTCATCCTGCATTTCATCCAGCTCTTCTTCATCAACC ATGTTATTCTCACAGACACGTTTATTGGATATTTAGTTGGAAATACCTTATGGTTGATCGCGGTTGGCTATTATATCTATGTGACCTTCCTGGGATACAGTG CATTGccatttttgaaaaatacagtGGTCCTGCTCTATCCATTTGCACCTCTCATTGTGCTGTACGGACTATCACTGGCGCTGGGATGGAACTTTACCCACACGCTGTGTTCCTTCTACAAGTACAGAGTGAAGTGA